A genomic region of Alnus glutinosa chromosome 11, dhAlnGlut1.1, whole genome shotgun sequence contains the following coding sequences:
- the LOC133881873 gene encoding basic form of pathogenesis-related protein 1-like, which produces MGLTKFFLALYLTGLILTHVIVSVTGDDRQDFLDGHNTARAEVGHGVEPLVWNYTLAAYAQAYANKRIPDCKMEESDPDGPYGECLAAGYGEFSAVDAVNGWVSEKPYYDHESNKCVHSECGHYTQVVWRDTKYLGCARSKCDNGWVFVTCNYYPSGNYYGERPY; this is translated from the coding sequence ATGGGGTTGACCAAGTTTTTTTTAGCTCTGTACTTGACAGGTTTAATCCTAACCCATGTCATTGTCTCCGTAACCGGAGACGACAGGCAAGACTTCCTGGATGGACACAACACAGCTCGTGCCGAGGTCGGCCATGGCGTTGAGCCACTTGTCTGGAACTACACCCTTGCAGCCTACGCTCAAGCTTATGCTAATAAGAGGATCCCAGACTGCAAGATGGAGGAATCGGATCCGGATGGGCCCTATGGAGAATGCCTTGCTGCAGGTTATGGTGAGTTCAGCGCTGTAGATGCAGTGAATGGGTGGGTGAGTGAGAAGCCGTACTATGACCATGAATCCAACAAATGTGTTCATAGCGAGTGCGGGCACTACACCCAGGTGGTTTGGCGAGACACAAAGTATCTTGGGTGTGCCAGGTCCAAGTGCGACAATGGCTGGGTGTTTGTCACTTGCAACTATTATCCTTCAGGAAATTATTATGGCGAGCGTCCATATTAA
- the LOC133881857 gene encoding basic form of pathogenesis-related protein 1-like: MGFSKFLLAIYFMGLTLTHVSLAQNSHQDFVDAHNEARAQVGVGPISWNYTVAAYAQDYANSRIGDCNLEHSQGPYGENLAEGYETLSAVDSVKMWVSEKKNYDYHSNSCIGDECRHYTQVVWRDSVHLGCARVKCNSGWIFVICNYDPSGNYEGERPY; encoded by the coding sequence ATGGGGTTTAGCAAGTTTTTGCTAGCCATATACTTCATGGGGTTAACCCTGACACACGTCTCCTTAGCCCAAAATTCCCACCAAGACTTTGTGGACGCACACAATGAAGCTCGTGCCCAAGTTGGTGTTGGTCCGATATCCTGGAACTACACGGTTGCAGCGTATGCTCAAGATTATGCCAATAGCAGGATCGGAGACTGCAACTTGGAGCATTCACAAGGGCCCTACGGAGAAAATCTGGCTGAAGGCTATGAGACCTTAAGCGCCGTAGATTCAGTGAAGATGTGGGTGAGCGAGAAGAAAAATTATGACTACCACTCCAACTCATGCATCGGCGACGAGTGCCGGCACTACACTCAGGTCGTTTGGCGCGATTCCGTGCATCTGGGGTGTGCCAGGGTGAAGTGCAACAGCGGGTGGATCTTTGTCATCTGCAACTATGATCCTTCAGGAAATTATGAGGGCGAGCGTCCATACTAA
- the LOC133882668 gene encoding basic form of pathogenesis-related protein 1-like produces the protein MGLTKFLLALFLIGLTLPHVSQAKDGHLHFLDGHNKARAEVGVPPLKWNNTVAAYARKYANTRIADCNLEHSDGPYGECIAEGYGNLRAADAVRMWAGEKQYYDHKSNKCVGGECGHYTQVVWRDTKYLGCAKVKCHNGWMFVTCNYDPPGNYDGESPY, from the coding sequence ATGGGGTTAACAAAGTTTTTGCTAGCCCTATTCTTGATAGGTTTAACCTTACCTCATGTCTCCCAAGCCAAAGACGGCCACCTACACTTTCTCGACGGACACAACAAAGCTCGTGCCGAGGTTGGTGTTCCTCCACTTAAATGGAACAACACCGTTGCAGCCTATGCTCGGAAGTACGCTAATACGAGGATTGCAGACTGCAACTTGGAGCATTCAGATGGGCCGTATGGAGAATGTATTGCTGAAGGTTATGGAAACTTGAGGGCTGCCGATGCAGTGAGGATGTGGGCAGGTGAGAAGCAATACTATGACCATAAATCCAACAAATGCGTTGGTGGTGAATGCGGGCACTACACCCAGGTGGTTTGGCGCGATACAAAGTATCTTGGGTGTGCCAAGGTCAAGTGCCACAATGGCTGGATGTTTGTCACCTGCAACTACGATCCTCCGGGAAATTACGATGGCGAGAGTCCatactaa